The Geoalkalibacter subterraneus genome contains the following window.
CCAGGTGAACGCTGCCAAAGGCAGATTTATGCGGATGAAAACCCAATCGGCCCCTTGTGAAAAGCTCTTTTCATAAGTTTTTTTCTATAGCCTGGATAGCTTCGTAGAGCGTTGGCAAATCCTCCTGGACGACATTCCACACTATTTCTAAATCGACCCCGAAATATTCGTGGATGAGGAGGTTTCGAAAATCTTTGATGTCTTGCCATGCAATATGCGGGTAAGCCTTCTTGATCGAATCACCTAGTTTGCCGACAGCTTCGCCGATGATCTGGAATTCCCGAATAACAGCCGAGTGCCGCATGCGATCATTTTTAAAGGCATCGTAAGTGACGCCCTGCGTGTATGAAAGGATGGCTTCGGCAGCCTCTTTCATGTCGCGAAGGTATAATGACTCGGTGCGCTTAGACATAAACAATCTCTTTTTCAACGAGCTTTCTCGCCTCAGATTTTAACGCACTCTCGATCCCCAAATCGACCTTCCTGCCTAGTTCGTTTTCCAGGTGCCGCTTAAACGCCAAGAAGTTATGCAGATTTTTTTTCTCGGGCTCCATTTCGATCGCAATGTCGATATCGCTTCCTTCGGTCTGCTCGTTTCGGGCGTAACTTCCAAATATACCTATTTTATAAACTCCGTATTTTTCGTGAAAATCCTGTTTGTGAAGCTTGAAAAACGCAAGAATTTGATCTTCGTTTTTAACTGGCATGGGATCTCTCCTTTTCCCATGAGAGCGCTGATTATATTCCCAAAATCTGATTTTGACTTGCCCCTCAAAACCTTTATATTCTCGTAATAAGTCTTTTTCTGGTTCACGCTTTTGGCCCTATCTGCGCTCGAGAAGAGTGCGCACGCCCTCATAAACGGACTTTGCATAATCGGAAAACTTTTCGGCATCTGCCAAAGAGGGGCGGCCGCTCGGCAGCAGCCCCAACTCACCGGGATACCGAGCTTCAATATAAAGGGAGTCCAGGGTTTTCAGCAACGCAAGATCCATTTCCTGGCCTAGCACGTCTTCTATTCCGCCATATAATGTGATTAGATTGTGAATTTTTCGAGATTCAATCCCATGTTCTTCATACACTGCCTTAAAAACCTTCTCAATGCACTGCTGGGCATGAAAAGCAGTGATATGGGATAGGTGGGCTTCGCCGAGAATCTTTTCGATAACATCAAGATCGTCTTTGGCGGCTCGCAGCCATTCTTCAGTGAGCTTTTTCATACAAAACTTTTCCTTCGGAAGTAATTTTCCTGGAAAACATGCTTTGCATCTCGACGAATTTCCGGTGCATGGCTTTGGTATGAACAATCAGGTCAACCGGAATCTTTTTTTCAATGTCGATGATCGTGTTGGCGACTCGAAGATAAATGGCATTTTTCTCGGCAAAATTCGCTGGCAGGTAATCATCTTCCGTGACAACCAGCAAATCGATATCGCTTTCCGGGCCTGGATTCCCATACGCATGCGACCCAAACAGAATAATTTTATAGGGGTCAGCGTTCTTAAGCTTTTCGACCAATTGTTTTTTTAGAGCGTCAGTCAGCATCACTCTACCCTCCCAAACCAAGGGACGCGGAAATCTTTAAGGTTCTGACCCATCCCCTGAATCCCTTTTATCTCTGCAGAATATGCTTCTCTTTGCGCCTTGGCGGCTTTGCGTGAGGGCGTTTTCAAAAGCTGTCTCTCGCCCGGTCGCTGCGGTCTCTCAATCAGCCAAAAGATAACAGAGAGTTATTCGTCACAGCCGGTATCCAGCAACCTTTTGCCATGAACAACGGCAACAATGGTCACCACCGTCTCTTCGACCTGATAAATAATCCGGTAGTTGAATGCGAAAACTTCACGAAAAGCGAAATCCCTCATTTCAGGGACAACACGCCCCGTCATGGGAAACTGTACCAGATTCCTGGTCGCAGCGACGATCCTGGCGACAACGGTTCGCGCATAAAAAGGAGAGTCCTGCTCTATATATTCAGCAATCCCCTCCACGTCGGACAACGCCTGCGGGGACCATACTATTCGGTGAGCCACTTTTTCAAGCGGAGCTCCGCCTCCTCTTGGGAATAGGTTCCTTCTTCTTCGGCTACCCTCAGGCTATGTTTGATTTTTTCTAAAACATAAAGATGGTACTGAACATCTTCCAGCGAACAATTTTCGGGAAGCCGGTTGAGAAGGTCTCTGACCTCGTCTTTGGCGGTGTTCATTGTCGGTTATCCTTTCACAAATGAGAGGATGAACAGGGACGCTGTTTACTTGTTGACACATTTCCAGCAATCAAACTCCAAAAACTTTTTCCATGCACTGAAACATCAATTCTTCAGCCCCATTAACAAAACAACCATTTTATGTGATCCAACCAATTCTGTCTATCGGGGAAATTTTAAAACCCGGGGACGCGAAGACCTTAAAGACCTTGACTTTCTCGTTCCTCGTTCCGCGTCCCACGTTCCTCACCTTCCCTATATCTTATAATACCCCCGATACCATTCCACAAACCGCTCAACCCCTTCATCAATCGGCGTCGCGGGCTTGAAGCCGACATCCTGCACCAGGTCTTCTACATCGGCGTAGGTGGCGGGGACGTCTCCGGGTTGAATCGGCAGGAGGTTTTTCTGCGCTTTTTTGCCCAGGGCTTGTTCCAGGGTTTCGATGAGGTGCATCAGCTCGACCGGGCTGTTGTTGCCGATGTTGTAGTTGCGGTAGGGGGCGGCGCTGGTGCCGGGATCGGGGGTGTCGCTCGACCAGTCCGGGTTTGGGGTCGCGGTGTTGTCCGTCACGCGGACGACGCCTTCGACGATGTCGTCGATGTAGGTGAAGTCGCGCCGCATTTTACCGTAGTTGAAGACGTCGATGGGGCGATCTTCAAGGATGGCCTTGGTAAACAGGAACAGCGCCATGTCGGGGCGCCCCCAGGGGCCGTAGACGGTGAAGAAACGCAGCCCCGTGGTCGGCAGCCGGTAGAGGTGACTGTAGGTGTGCGCCATCAGCTCGTTGGCTTTTTTGGTAGCGGCGTAAAGCGAGACGGGATGGTCGACGTTGTGGT
Protein-coding sequences here:
- a CDS encoding HepT-like ribonuclease domain-containing protein, giving the protein MSKRTESLYLRDMKEAAEAILSYTQGVTYDAFKNDRMRHSAVIREFQIIGEAVGKLGDSIKKAYPHIAWQDIKDFRNLLIHEYFGVDLEIVWNVVQEDLPTLYEAIQAIEKNL
- a CDS encoding nucleotidyltransferase family protein, giving the protein MPVKNEDQILAFFKLHKQDFHEKYGVYKIGIFGSYARNEQTEGSDIDIAIEMEPEKKNLHNFLAFKRHLENELGRKVDLGIESALKSEARKLVEKEIVYV
- a CDS encoding HEPN domain-containing protein — protein: MKKLTEEWLRAAKDDLDVIEKILGEAHLSHITAFHAQQCIEKVFKAVYEEHGIESRKIHNLITLYGGIEDVLGQEMDLALLKTLDSLYIEARYPGELGLLPSGRPSLADAEKFSDYAKSVYEGVRTLLERR
- a CDS encoding type II toxin-antitoxin system RelE/ParE family toxin, with the protein product MAHRIVWSPQALSDVEGIAEYIEQDSPFYARTVVARIVAATRNLVQFPMTGRVVPEMRDFAFREVFAFNYRIIYQVEETVVTIVAVVHGKRLLDTGCDE
- a CDS encoding NAD-dependent epimerase, producing MSKILVTGAAGFIGFHLTNRLLARGDQVVGLDNLNDYYEVSLKQARLAQLDGQPGFRFVQMSLEDRAGMEKLFVAERFDKVVNLAAQAGVRYSLENPHAYVDSNLVGFMNILEGCRHNDVQHLVFASSSSVYGANTRMPFSIHHNVDHPVSLYAATKKANELMAHTYSHLYRLPTTGLRFFTVYGPWGRPDMALFLFTKAILEDRPIDVFNYGKMRRDFTYIDDIVEGVVRVTDNTATPNPDWSSDTPDPGTSAAPYRNYNIGNNSPVELMHLIETLEQALGKKAQKNLLPIQPGDVPATYADVEDLVQDVGFKPATPIDEGVERFVEWYRGYYKI
- a CDS encoding nucleotidyltransferase domain-containing protein, which translates into the protein MLTDALKKQLVEKLKNADPYKIILFGSHAYGNPGPESDIDLLVVTEDDYLPANFAEKNAIYLRVANTIIDIEKKIPVDLIVHTKAMHRKFVEMQSMFSRKITSEGKVLYEKAH